DNA sequence from the Entomomonas asaccharolytica genome:
CCTAAACACCCTGAGGTACAAGAGGCGATTGAACACGCCTTGCAACGCATTAAACAAGCAGGTAAAGCTTCTGGTATTTTAATGGCTGATAAAGCACTGGCGAAACGTTATATTGAACTAGGCTGTAACTTTGTAGCGGTGGGTACGGATACCAGTATTTTTATGCAATCACTTAAAAATTTAGCGGATGAATTTAAAGGTAAAACAAGCTCTACTCAAGTTGTTGGTGTTTACTAACTACCTCTTTATAACAGAAAAGCCATGATAGTTAACTATCATGGCTTTTTTATAACTACCCTACCATTACATGGCGTCTGTTAAATGCGTATCTTTAAATAAACTGGTTAACGCATTGCTTAATACTTCCCCCACTAACTGATTATTTGTGGCTAAATTAGGCGCTGAAGCAAAGTTTTGCGAAATACTTGAAGTATAACGGCCATTATAGGATTTACTTGGAGTCTGTAATTGTGAGCGCAATATAGCTTTAATATCTGCCCCATTAGCTAATGAACTATCAGTTGCTTGATAGGAAATAGTATCAATAATAATAGTTAATGTTATATCTCCACCGCCCGTTTGAGGCTTATATCCCATCTTAGTTAAAGCTTGCTCTGCTTGTTGCTGCAATTTAGGTAAAATATCACTAGCTTGTAAGTTAATATTGCTGGTAGAGGCATATAATCCACCACGAGTACCAATAACCTCTGTACCACGGTTATCTGTTACTCTGACATTAACAGATTGGCCATGCCCTACCTGAGGCAAAGCTTGCGAAATTACTGGATCAGGCGTTAATTGCTGGGGACTTAATGCACAACCTGTTAATAAACCTACTAACATTAAACACACTAATAATCCTTGCCTAAATATCATTTCAAAAGTCTCCAAGTAAACTATTTACAGTTGCTGTAGTATAATCACATCACTTCAATATTACCTTAATAAAAACTATACAAA
Encoded proteins:
- a CDS encoding YajG family lipoprotein → MIFRQGLLVCLMLVGLLTGCALSPQQLTPDPVISQALPQVGHGQSVNVRVTDNRGTEVIGTRGGLYASTSNINLQASDILPKLQQQAEQALTKMGYKPQTGGGDITLTIIIDTISYQATDSSLANGADIKAILRSQLQTPSKSYNGRYTSSISQNFASAPNLATNNQLVGEVLSNALTSLFKDTHLTDAM